CACCGCCCCCATCGACACCTTCACCGCCCGCCGATACAACGGGTCAGCACACCGAGGCGACAGGATGATCCCATCCACCCCCAACGCCGCAGCACACCTAAATATGGCGCCGACGTTGCTGTGATCAACGAGATCCTCCAGCACCAGAATCCGCCGAGGGTGTTGTTCTGCGACCTCCACATTGCCGTGGTCGACCAGATCCTCCAGGACCAGGAGCCGCCGAGGCCGTGGTTCGGCGGGCGCCGCGTCCGCGTCGTCGGCCAGGTCGTCGAGGTCGACGCGCCGGGGGTCCGGAGGGGGCGCCAGGACGGCCTCGACCGGCGGCAGCGGGAGGCGGGCCATCGACGCCAGGGCGCCCCGGTGCACCGGGAAGCCGGCGATGCCCGCCATGACCTCGTCGTCCACCACGTACACGAGCGCGTCGTTGAGCACGTCCGCGAGAGGGTCCAGCCAGCGGCGGGTGGTCAGCACCGAGCGGACGGGGAAACCGGCGCCGAAGGCGCGCCTGATCACCTTCTCGCCCTCCGCCAGGAACAGCCCCCGCTCGGCCTCCAGGCTCTTGCGCAGCTCCATGTCACGGAGCCGGGTGTAGTCGGCCAGGCGCGGGTCGGCGGGGTCGGTCACGTACTCGAGCACGCTTCGATCCTGCCACGCCCCTCGGGCCCGCTCCGCCGCCGCACGCCACCGGGCACGAGCGGCTCGGGCCGCCGCCACGCGCCGCCGGGCACGAGCGGCTCGGGCCGCCGCCACGCGCCGCCGGGCACGAGCGGCTCGGGCCGCCGCGCGTCGCTCAGGCGCTCTCCTCGGGCGCGGTCTCCAGGCGCGTCCGGGCGGAGCGTTCGGGCGGAACCGCGACGAGCCGCCAGGCGTGCCAGGCGAGCGCGTAGCAGGCGATGACCACGCACAGGCCGACCACGGTGCCCGCGCCCACCTTGGTGATGACGCTCGGCAGGCCGAGCCGCGGGGAGGGCGGGTCGTAACGCGGCCACAGGAACGCCCCCGCGACCGTGCCCGCCACGGCGGCGACGAGCACGGCCACCCGGACGAACGGAGCGGTGCGCAGGTGGCCGGGCACCGGCATGGGCGCCATCGCCGACAGGCGGCTCCAGACCCATGCCAGCACGACGGCCAGCCCCACGATCGACGAGACGTACTGCAGCAGCCGGAACAGGCTGATCACACCGAGGACGCGGTAACCCAGCCAGGCGCCCCACTCCTCGGGCCCGGTCGAGTGCGTGAACGAGTCCCACAGCACGTGGCTGCCCGCGCCGATCACCGCGCCGGCGACGATCGGCAGGAGCCGGACGTACCGCCAGGACGGGGCGAGCGTCGCGGCCCGCCCGGCGAGCGCGGGAGGCAGCAGCGAGATCAGCGGGTCACGGAACACCTGGTGGAACAGCCCCAGCAGCACCACGACCGCCGCCAGGTCCAGGGTGACCACACCGCTCCAGGAGTGCCAGTCGGTGTAGTCGGGCAGCAGGAAGTCGACGTGTGGCAGGAAGATCGGCAGGTCGGGCACCATGGCGCCGATCGCCAGCGCCCACGGGTCCACGAACCTGCGCACCCGGGCCGACGACACCAGCGGGAGCACCGCGGCGATATGACTGGGCGTGAACGGCACAGTCTTTGTCCTCCCCCGTTGACGATCATTGAAGATTATCGGCCGCCCTTTGCTCCCTACCACTAAAGTGACGATACGTAACAGGTACGCTACCTACCGCTGCCATCGACGGTGCGTCGGGATTCGGGAGGTCAAGGTGCCTGATCAGCGGGTTCGGGTGCATCCGGTGGCGTCAGCCGACTGGTTGCGTGCCGCCCGGGCGGCGCGCTCCCTGTCGGTGGTCACGCTGGTGTGGCTGGGGGTGGAGAGCTCGCTGGGCCTCGTCGCCGGCGTGGCGGCGCACTCGGTCGCGCTGCTCGGCTGGGGGCTGTCGGCTCTGGTCGAGGCGGCGGCGAGCCTGATCGTGGTCTGGCGGTTCACTGGGTCGCGGACGCTGTCAGCCGGTGCGGAGCTGCGGGCGCGACGGGCGGTCGCCGTGAGCTTCTGGGTGCTGGCCCCCTACCTGGTGCTCCATGTCGCCTACGACATGGGGGCCGGTCACCGGGCCGAGCCGAGCGTGCTCGGAATCGTGGTCACCGCCGTGAGCATGGTGAGCATGCCGGCGCTGGGCCTGGCCAAGCGGCGGCTGGGCGCGCGGCTCGCGTCGCCCTCGACCTCAGGGGAGGGCACGCAGAACGTCATCTGCGCGGTGATGGCGGGCGGCGTGCTGGCGGGGCTGTGGCTCAACACGCTGGGTTGGTGGTGGATGGACCCGGCGATGGCGGTCACGCTGGCGGTGGTCGCGGCGCGCGAAGGGTGGCGCGCCTGGCACGGTCACGCATGCTGCCACTGACGATCACCTTCCGTGATACCTGCACCAAAAGGGGTGTTTTGCCACGGCTTGAGCATTGAGTATCGTTCCGGAGGTATTGCGGAGCTAATCCCGCCAGGGTCTCCGGAAGGTTACGACTACCTAAGAGGACATCGTGGGGCGACACCGCACAGACGAGTTCGACGGCGGCTACCGAGCCCAGGAGCCCTCGCCCGCCCCGCGCAGGCGCGCCGCCCGCGGCGGCCGAGGCAGGGTGCTGGTCCCACTCGCCGGTGCCGTCGCGCTCGCCGTGCTGCTCGGCGTCGCCGCGTTCGTCATCTTCAACCGTGAGCACGACTGCTCGGGCGGCAAGCTGCCGCTCCGCGTCGTCGCCACCCCCGACATCCAGCCCGCGCTGAACAAGATCGCCGGCACCTACAACAAGGCCCTGCACTCCATCGACAGCCGCTGCGTCGAGGTCACGGTGGCCAAGGAGGCGGCCTCCCGCACGGCGAACACGCTGGCCGCGGGCAAGGCGAACGCCGACCTGTGGGTGGCCGACTCCAGCCTCGCGGTGTCCAACCTGCGCAGCGACCCGGCCACGGCGGTGCCCGAGCCGTCCGGTTCCGTGGCCACCTCCCCCGTCGTGCTGGTGACCGCCAAGTCCTCGGCCGCCAAGCTCGCCGGCAGCCTCCAGCCGAGCTGGTCGGGCCTGATCGCCGCCGCCAACGTGGCCAACCCGGACGGCCCCGGCAAGAAGGTCCGCGTGCTGGCCCTCGACCCGCAGAAGAACTCCGCCGGCATGGCCGCGCTGCTCGCCGCCGCCGGCTCGGCCAAGGAGGCGGGCCAGGACAAGGCCCTGGTGGGCGCGCTCAAGGAGCTGTCGGGCCAGCTCGTCTCCGACCCGACCGCGCTGCTCGCCAGCCTCACCGTGAAGTCCGGCAGCAAGGTGCCGGTGGGCGTCGCCTCGGAGCAGAGCGTCCACGTGCACAACTCCAAGAAGCCTGACGCGCAGGTGGTGCCGCTCTACCCGGCCGAGGGCACGCTGAGCCTCGACTATCCCCTCGTGGTCGTCACCAAGGACGCGGCCGCGCAGAAGGCGGCGGCCGACTTCAAGCGGGAGCTGACCACCGAGTCGGCCGTGAGGGTGCTGCAGGGCCAGGGCTTCCGCGGCCCGGACGGCAAGGGGGGCGACACCCTCAGCAAGTCCAAGGGGTTCAACCCGACGCCGCCGGAGGCGCTGCCCGCACCCGACGTCAAGACCGTGGCGAGCATGACGCAGACCTGGTCGCGCCTGAACCTCGGCAGCCGCATGCTCACCCTGCTCGACGTCTCGGGCACCATGGCGCTGCCCGTGCCGAGCACGAACATGACCCGCATGCAGGCCATCGCCAAGATCGCCACGGAGGGGCTGGGCCTGTTCGCCGCCGACTCCGAGATCGGCATCTGGGCGTTCTCCACGCACCTCGACGGCCAGGGCAAGGACTGGCGCGAGATGGTCTCCGTCGGCCCGCTGACCGAGACCATCGACGGCACGCTGCGCAAGGACATGCTGATCAAGGAACTGGCGACCGTCCAGGCCAAGGCCACCGGCGACACCGGGCTGAACGACACGCTCAAGGCCGCCTACACCGAGATGACGAAGTCGTACCAGCAGGACAAGATCAACACGCTTCTGATCCTCACGGACGGCGCCGGCAACGACGACCCGCAGGGCGGCCTCGGCAACGAGCAGATGCTGGAGTTCCTGAAGAAGACCTACAACCCGAAGCGGCCGGTCAGCATCCTGATCATCGCGTTCGGGCCGGACGCGCCCAAGGGCAAGACGCAGATGGACGCGCTCGCCAAGGCGACCGGCGGCGAGGCGTACATCGCCAAGGACGTGCTCCAGGTCCGCGACTTCTTCCTCCAGGGCATGGAGCGGCGCCTCTGCGCGCCCAAGTGCGACGGCTGAGCTTCTCGCGGCTGCTTTCCCGCTGGTTGCCACATCGGTCACCCTCGCCCCTTTCCTCCCAAGTCATGCCTGTTGGGCATGGTGCCGCCAACCCCCGGGAGCGGGTCGGCGTCCTAGGCGCGTGGGGGTTCGTGAGCGAGTTGCGGGGAGGGACGTCGTGCCCGGATGGCCGACCGCCGATCGCGCCGGCGACCAGCGCCTGGTGGACGCGCTGCGGCGCGGCGACGGTCCCGCCGCGCTCTACGACGCCTATGGCGAGCGCCTGCACGACTACGCGTTCTCGCTGATCGGCGAGGGGGGCGGCGCGGCCGACGCGGTCCACGACGCCCTGGTCACCGCGCACGGGCGCGTGGTGCGCCTCAGGGACGGGGCCCGGCTGCGCGCCTGGCTCTACGCGCTGACCAGGGCCCAGGCCGTCGCCCGCCTGGCCCACCGCCCCGGTGCTCCCCGCCGGGGCGCCTCCGGTCGCGGCCCCGTCACCCCCGCCGACCCTGTCGGGCCCGAGACGGGGTTCGCGGGGGATGCGGAGCTGGGCGCGCTGGTGCGTGAGGCGCTCGGCGAGGTGGGCCGGATCGGGCGTGAGGTGCTGGAACTGTCGTTGCGGCACGGCCTGCGCCCGGCGGAGGCCGGCGCGGTGCTGGGGCTGACCTCGCGCCGCGCGGCGACCCGGCTGGCCCGGGCCCGGGACCACCTGGAGAACGCCGCGGCGGCCGTCGTCCTCGCCCGCGTCGGGCGCGCCCACTGCCCCGACCTGTCGGCGATGCTCGACTCGTGGGAGGGGCCGCTCACCCCGCTGCTGCGCCGCCGGGTGGCCGGGCACATCGCCGGGTGCGAGGTGTGCACGGACAGGCGACACCACGAGGTGTCGGCGGCCCGGCTGCTCGGCACGGCGCCGGTGGCGTACCCGCCACTGTCGCTGCGGCGCCGGGTGGTCGACACGTGCCTGAACCCGGAGCGGGACGACGCCCGCGCCCTGATCCTGGAGCGGAGCGACGGCTTCGACCGGACGGGCTTCCCGGTGACGACCGGGCGCCGCTCGCACCGGCCCCGCCCGCTCGGGCTGGTGCCGGCGCTCGTGGCCGCCGCGTGCCTGCTCGCCACGACCGGCGCGGTGCTGGTGGCGGCGGGCGACGGCGGCCCCGCCGCGCTGCCCGCGGCCCCCTCCCCCGGCGTGTCCATGCCGGCGGAGCAGCAGCCGATCGGCTCTCCTGAGCCGGACCCCGAACCGGACCCCGGACTCACCCCCGAGCCGTCGCCCGACGACTCCACCCCGGAGCCGACGGCCACCCGGCCGACCGCCACGCCCCGCACGACCAGGCCCGTCACGACGAAACCGGTCACAGGGCCGAGCGCGACCCGGCGCGCCGCGCCCCGCGCCAGACTCGGGGTCACCTGCCCCGGCGGCATGGACGGCGCGGCGAGGGTCGTGCTGCGCGCCCGGCACGCCTCCGTCACCTGGAGCGCGGGCGCGTCGCAGGGCCTTGAGGTGTTCCCGGCGAGCGGCTCGATCCGGGCGGGCAGGTCGGCGACCGTCGTGGTCACGGTGGCCGACCCGGACACGGCCGGCGACGGCACGGTCTCGCTGTCCAGCAACGGGGGCGGCACGTCGTGCCCGCTGTCCTGGCCGGGCCGGTCACGTCCCTCGGACCCGCCTGCCGGCGATCCCACGACCGAACCCGGCACCCCGGAGCCGTCCGGAGACCTCACGCGGACGGACCCGCCCGCGCGGGCGTCGGCCGACGCGACCGCTGAGCCTGCGCACGACTCGTGAGTCACGGGGAGAGCATGACGCGGTAGATCGACGTTGAACTACATATGGTGCGAATTCCGCCCCCAAGGCCCTGCCACTGGCCTTCGTAGGGCATCCTGGTGTGCTTGGGGACCGCGTCGGCAGCCGCAGACCTTACCCATGGGTGTGCCATGCATCACCTGGGGCAGATATTCCTTCCTGCTGGTAAACCGAGGCGTGTCGTCAAGCGTCGGCATTGACGTGTTCACGAAACGATTGGTCCCATGACATGGGATGCGATCAGTCGTGCCCTTTCACGAGCCAGGACCGGGGAGAACGGTAATGATCAAGCACTGCCGGGCGGTCACCGTCACCACGGTGGGGGTCGCCGGACCGTTGCGTGATCGTGACCTGCCCATCGTTCCATTAGGAGGAGCCCCTGGGAGCCTCGTGGTGAAGGTGCTTTCCGAGGCGCGTCAGGGAAAGGGCATCCGGACCGGACAGGGGGCCAGGGAAAGGTGAAGATCTCGATCGCTCGCCCGAGAGATCTCGCGGACTCCGAACGCGCGCGCTGGCGGGAGCTGCAAAAGGCGGATCGGGCCCTGGACAACCCGTTCCTGTCGGTCGAATTCGCCGTGGCGATGGACCGCCTGCGCGACTATGTGCGGGTGGCGGTCGTCGAGGACGCCGGCAAGATCGTGGGTTTCTTTCCCTACGAGCGTCACGGCTTCGGCGTGGGCAAGCCGCTCGGCGGCTTCCTCACCACCTGTCACGGCCTGATCGCCGAGCAGGGCGTCCAGCTCGACGCCAAGGCCCTGCTGCGCGCCTGCAAGCTCAACGTCTACGACTTCGACCACATGGTCGCCGGGCAGCCGACGTTCGCCCCGTACGAGAGCGACGTGCGCCCGGCCCCGGTGATGGACTTCACCGCCGGCTTCGAGGCGTGGCTGGAGCAGGTGAAGGCCAACTCCCCCAAGAACCTCAAGACGGTCCGCTACAAGGAGCGCAAGCTCGGCAGGGAGCAGGGCGAACTCCGCCTCGAGTGGGCCTCGGCCGACCCCGAGGTGCTGCGCACGCTGCTCGCCTGGAAGTCGGACCAGTACCGCAGGACCGGCCGTGTCGACAGGTTCGCGCAGCCGTGGATCGTCGAGCTGACGGAGCAGATGCACGCGGAACGGTCCACGGACTTCGCCGGCGTGCTGACGATGCTCTACTCCGGCGACGTCCCGGTGGCGGGCCACTTCGGCCTGCGCACGGCCACCACCCTCGTCGGCTGGTTCCCGGCCTACGACACCGAATTCGCCAGATACTCGCCGGGAATCGTCCACCATCTCCAGATGGCGGAGGCGGCCGCCGCGGCCGGACTGCTCATGGTCGACATGGGCAAGGGCGGCAAGGAGTACAAGGACTGGCTGAAGAGCGGCACGCTGCACGTCTCGGAAGGGCGCATCTCGCGACCGTCCCCGGCGGCGGCCGTGCACTGGATGGGCCGTGTCCCCCTCAACAAGGTCCGAACAATCGTCCTTGATCGGCCGTCTCTCTATAAGGCAGCCGATCGCGTGCTCAAGGGCTACGGGCGGATGCGTTCCGCCCTGCAGCACGAGCCGGCCGTCAAGGAAACCACGGGGGCGCGCTGAGGCGCGTTTCCGGCTCCCCCTCGCAACCAGCACCAACCCCAGCACACCCAGCACACCCTCACTCCCACAGGACCGTCAATGCACCGTTCGCCGCTTTCGGCATTTCCTCAGCACCCGGGAGATGCCCTGCCGCGGCTCGCAGCGAGTGGTCCCGAAAGGATTGTCCGCCCCATGAGTCCCGAGATGATCAGGCACAACGGCAAGGTGCACGTCGCGCCGCTGCGCTCCATGCCGCCCATCGAGCGTTTCACCCCCATCACGCCGCACCTCGCGATCTCGCCCACGGTGAGCGTGGTGGTGCCCGCGATGAACGAGGCGGAGAACCTTCCGCACCTGTTCGCGACACTGCCCCAGTGGATCGACGAGATCGTCCTCGTCGACGGCAACTCCGTGGACGACACCGTCGCAGTGGCCCGCCGCCTGCGCCCCACCATGAAGATCGTCACGCAGACCGGCAAGGGCAAGGGCGACGCGCTGGCGGCGGGCTTCGCCGCGTGCACGGGCGACATCATCGTGATGATCGACGCTGACGGCTCGATGGACGGGCGTGAGATCATCTCCTACGTCGGGGCCCTCGTGACCGGCGCCGACTTCGTCAAGGGCTCGCGCTACGCGCCGGGCGGCGGCAGCGACGACCTGACGCTCAGCCGCAGCCTCGGCAACAAGGCCCTCACCCTGCTGGTCAACATCATGTACGGGACGAAGTACTCCGACCTGTGCTACGGCTACAACGCCTTCTGGGCGCGCCACCTCGACGTGCTCGACCTCGACTGCGACGGCTTCGAGGTGGAGACACTGATGAACGTGCGCGCCGCCAAGGCCGGGCTCAAGATCCACGAGGTGCCGAGCCACGAGCGCAGCCGCATCCACGGCGAGAGCAACCTGCGGGCCGTCCGCGACGGTTTCCGGGTGCTCAAGACCATCCTGCGGGAGTGGCGCCGCCAGCCGGCCACCCCGATCCCCGAACCCACCGCACGGCCCGCCGCCGACCGGGGCGTGGCCTGACCGTCGCCCGAAATAAGGTCCACCCGTGCTTACATCCGTCGTCATCTGCGTCTACACCGAGGACCGCTGGGAGGACATCAGGCAGGCCGTCGAGTCGGTCGAGCGCCAGCGGCGCCCCGCGCACGAGCTGATCCTCGTCGTCGACCACAAC
This Nonomuraea muscovyensis DNA region includes the following protein-coding sequences:
- a CDS encoding DUF4184 family protein, translated to MPFTPSHIAAVLPLVSSARVRRFVDPWALAIGAMVPDLPIFLPHVDFLLPDYTDWHSWSGVVTLDLAAVVVLLGLFHQVFRDPLISLLPPALAGRAATLAPSWRYVRLLPIVAGAVIGAGSHVLWDSFTHSTGPEEWGAWLGYRVLGVISLFRLLQYVSSIVGLAVVLAWVWSRLSAMAPMPVPGHLRTAPFVRVAVLVAAVAGTVAGAFLWPRYDPPSPRLGLPSVITKVGAGTVVGLCVVIACYALAWHAWRLVAVPPERSARTRLETAPEESA
- a CDS encoding cation transporter; amino-acid sequence: MASADWLRAARAARSLSVVTLVWLGVESSLGLVAGVAAHSVALLGWGLSALVEAAASLIVVWRFTGSRTLSAGAELRARRAVAVSFWVLAPYLVLHVAYDMGAGHRAEPSVLGIVVTAVSMVSMPALGLAKRRLGARLASPSTSGEGTQNVICAVMAGGVLAGLWLNTLGWWWMDPAMAVTLAVVAAREGWRAWHGHACCH
- a CDS encoding TrmH family RNA methyltransferase, which produces MLEYVTDPADPRLADYTRLRDMELRKSLEAERGLFLAEGEKVIRRAFGAGFPVRSVLTTRRWLDPLADVLNDALVYVVDDEVMAGIAGFPVHRGALASMARLPLPPVEAVLAPPPDPRRVDLDDLADDADAAPAEPRPRRLLVLEDLVDHGNVEVAEQHPRRILVLEDLVDHSNVGAIFRCAAALGVDGIILSPRCADPLYRRAVKVSMGAVFSIPYARMENWFTGLDQIREAGFQTLALTPDPSVTSLDEVKMTDRVALLLGSEGDGLSSRWLEEADEAVCIPMSPAAMAAGVDSLNVVAAAAIACHGLMRSGAQ
- a CDS encoding glycosyltransferase family 2 protein, encoding MSPEMIRHNGKVHVAPLRSMPPIERFTPITPHLAISPTVSVVVPAMNEAENLPHLFATLPQWIDEIVLVDGNSVDDTVAVARRLRPTMKIVTQTGKGKGDALAAGFAACTGDIIVMIDADGSMDGREIISYVGALVTGADFVKGSRYAPGGGSDDLTLSRSLGNKALTLLVNIMYGTKYSDLCYGYNAFWARHLDVLDLDCDGFEVETLMNVRAAKAGLKIHEVPSHERSRIHGESNLRAVRDGFRVLKTILREWRRQPATPIPEPTARPAADRGVA
- a CDS encoding RNA polymerase sigma factor; this translates as MPGWPTADRAGDQRLVDALRRGDGPAALYDAYGERLHDYAFSLIGEGGGAADAVHDALVTAHGRVVRLRDGARLRAWLYALTRAQAVARLAHRPGAPRRGASGRGPVTPADPVGPETGFAGDAELGALVREALGEVGRIGREVLELSLRHGLRPAEAGAVLGLTSRRAATRLARARDHLENAAAAVVLARVGRAHCPDLSAMLDSWEGPLTPLLRRRVAGHIAGCEVCTDRRHHEVSAARLLGTAPVAYPPLSLRRRVVDTCLNPERDDARALILERSDGFDRTGFPVTTGRRSHRPRPLGLVPALVAAACLLATTGAVLVAAGDGGPAALPAAPSPGVSMPAEQQPIGSPEPDPEPDPGLTPEPSPDDSTPEPTATRPTATPRTTRPVTTKPVTGPSATRRAAPRARLGVTCPGGMDGAARVVLRARHASVTWSAGASQGLEVFPASGSIRAGRSATVVVTVADPDTAGDGTVSLSSNGGGTSCPLSWPGRSRPSDPPAGDPTTEPGTPEPSGDLTRTDPPARASADATAEPAHDS
- a CDS encoding substrate-binding domain-containing protein, whose amino-acid sequence is MGRHRTDEFDGGYRAQEPSPAPRRRAARGGRGRVLVPLAGAVALAVLLGVAAFVIFNREHDCSGGKLPLRVVATPDIQPALNKIAGTYNKALHSIDSRCVEVTVAKEAASRTANTLAAGKANADLWVADSSLAVSNLRSDPATAVPEPSGSVATSPVVLVTAKSSAAKLAGSLQPSWSGLIAAANVANPDGPGKKVRVLALDPQKNSAGMAALLAAAGSAKEAGQDKALVGALKELSGQLVSDPTALLASLTVKSGSKVPVGVASEQSVHVHNSKKPDAQVVPLYPAEGTLSLDYPLVVVTKDAAAQKAAADFKRELTTESAVRVLQGQGFRGPDGKGGDTLSKSKGFNPTPPEALPAPDVKTVASMTQTWSRLNLGSRMLTLLDVSGTMALPVPSTNMTRMQAIAKIATEGLGLFAADSEIGIWAFSTHLDGQGKDWREMVSVGPLTETIDGTLRKDMLIKELATVQAKATGDTGLNDTLKAAYTEMTKSYQQDKINTLLILTDGAGNDDPQGGLGNEQMLEFLKKTYNPKRPVSILIIAFGPDAPKGKTQMDALAKATGGEAYIAKDVLQVRDFFLQGMERRLCAPKCDG
- a CDS encoding GNAT family N-acetyltransferase; translated protein: MKISIARPRDLADSERARWRELQKADRALDNPFLSVEFAVAMDRLRDYVRVAVVEDAGKIVGFFPYERHGFGVGKPLGGFLTTCHGLIAEQGVQLDAKALLRACKLNVYDFDHMVAGQPTFAPYESDVRPAPVMDFTAGFEAWLEQVKANSPKNLKTVRYKERKLGREQGELRLEWASADPEVLRTLLAWKSDQYRRTGRVDRFAQPWIVELTEQMHAERSTDFAGVLTMLYSGDVPVAGHFGLRTATTLVGWFPAYDTEFARYSPGIVHHLQMAEAAAAAGLLMVDMGKGGKEYKDWLKSGTLHVSEGRISRPSPAAAVHWMGRVPLNKVRTIVLDRPSLYKAADRVLKGYGRMRSALQHEPAVKETTGAR